A stretch of the Aphis gossypii isolate Hap1 chromosome 2, ASM2018417v2, whole genome shotgun sequence genome encodes the following:
- the LOC126550565 gene encoding E3 SUMO-protein ligase KIAA1586-like, with translation MSGLLKYSFTKTKVINNDNNINNSEINPNITKQNIVTNETSLDDDHGTKEMQFESDTEFPDCWDLKQCWKVCIKQNLLDHKGSHVSSEWINAEVYPSGSSLEKKKTNLRKKIAKHKSSIAHLNAQKIVTESEKNVMDEHIFKIKAAEHESTARIFRTAYSIAKYQRPYTDLPKMTDLQILNGLDMGRVLQIDESTTLSKKSMLVICLRCAVGEPDDIYTFLFDIVEIPNASAMTIKEYILKSLVKFGINYEFLKKNLISFVSDGASNMLGRKAGVGVLLQKMFPNIILWHCCNHRLELGVSDCLKEVNGVNHFQSFIENLYSLYHMSPKNTTELKECANSLDKQLLRIGILYDGLTELSDLSIELQKRDQSFVNAHKSIERTIRVLNSMANTNGPRNEEVSNACKIQMFKANNLKQRLFTTQSTKVSSVESNDPSRDIFNNLLADLDMISPNNWPDSCDIQYGDTSIRRLSKIFKVDEQASVRGFREYKDFPSSLNDNIKPLMNAVKTLAISSAECERSFSSMNEIVSSKRSLLTSDHISSLAFINCTGPPVNNFKPLPYIKTWLVSGKRSAIEENCPKRLKVNDKTYKSIWSCLEK, from the exons ATGTCTGGTTTACTAAAGTACTCTTTTACTAAAACTAAAGTaatcaataatgataataacattaataatagtgaaataaatCCTAATATtaccaaacaaaatatagtaaCAAACGAAACTAGTCTTGACGATGATCATGGTACTAAAGAAATGCAATTTGAGTCTGATACAGAGTTTCCAGATTGTTGGGACTTAAAACaa TGTTGGaaagtat gtataaaacaaaatttgctTGATCATAAAGGTTCCCATGTGTCATCAGAATGGATTAATGCTGAGGTGTATCCATCTGGTTCTAGcttagaaaagaaaaaaaccaacTTACGAAAAAAGATTGCTAAACACAAAAGTTCTATTGCTCATTTAAATGCCCAAAAAATCGTTACTGAGTCAGAAAAGAATGTTATGgatgaacatatttttaaaattaaggcAGCTGAACATGAATCTACAGCTAGAATATTCCGTACAGCTTATTCAATTGCTAAATATCAACGTCCCTATACAGACTTGCCAAAAATGACTGatcttcaaatattaaatgggCTTGACATGGGAAGAGTACTTCAAA ttgATGAGTCTACTACATTAAGCAAAAAGTCTATGCTAGTGATATGTTTGCGTTGTGCTGTTGGTGAGCCTgatgatatatatacatttttatttgatatagtgGAAATACCTAATGCTTCAGCTATGACTATAAaagaatacatattaaagtCATTAGTCAAATTTGGTATAAATTATGagtttttgaagaaaaatcttATTTCCTTTGTTAGTGATGGTGCTTCTAACATGTTGGGTCGTAAAGCAGGCGTTGGTgtgttattacaaaaaatgtttcctaatattatactgtggcATTGCTGTAATCATCGCCTGGAACTAGGAGTGTCTGATTGTCTTAAAGAAGTAAATGGAGTTAATCATTTTCAatcatttatagaaaatttatattcattatatcacATGTCACCTAAAAATACAACCGAATTAAAAGAGTGTGCTAATTCTTTAGATAAACAATTACTAAgaattg GTATTCTTTATGATGGTCTTACAGAATTATCAGACTTATCTATTGAACTTCAAAAGAGAGATCAATCATTTGTAAATGCTCATAAATCTATTGAGCGAACAATTAGAGTTTTAAATTCTATGGCTAATACAAATGGACCAAGAAATGAAGAAGTAAGTAATGcatgtaaaatacaaatgttcaaag ctaataatttaaaacaaagacTGTTTACAACACAATCAACTAAAGTGTCATCTGTAGAGAGTAATGATCCATCAagagatatatttaataatttgttagcGGATTTAGATATGATTTCTCCAAATAATTGGCCTGATAGTTGTGACATTCAGTATGGTGATACAAGCATACGAcgtttatcaaaaatttttaaagtagatGAACAAGCTAGTGTACGAGGCTTTCGTGAATATAAAGATTTTCCTTCTTCAttaaatgataacattaaacCACTTATGAATGCAGTCAAAACTTTGGCCATTTCTTCGGCAGAATGTGAACGATCATTCAGTTCAATGAATGAAATTGTTTCCTCCAAAAGAAGTTTACTGACAAGTGACCACATATCGTCATTGGCTTTTATAAATTGCACTGGTCCACcagtcaataattttaaaccattGCCATACATAAAAACTTGGCTAGTATCTGGAAAAAGAAGTGCTATCGAAGAAAATTGCCCTAAAAGATTAAAAGTTaatgataaaacatataaatccaTTTGGTCATGCttggaaaaatga